In a single window of the Candidatus Neomarinimicrobiota bacterium genome:
- a CDS encoding universal stress protein codes for MKIKKILLTTDFSDYARYALTYAVEFAGKFKAEIGLLHVIEPIIVPTDFTWESYDIAELEKKSREYAQESLNKIIRDKIPDKIKATPIIRYGRSFEEIIRCVKEEKFDIIIMSTHGLTGISHILFGSTTEKVVRKSPVPVLTVRDPEHKFEML; via the coding sequence ATGAAAATAAAAAAAATCCTTTTAACAACTGATTTTTCCGATTACGCCCGCTATGCCCTGACTTATGCTGTGGAATTTGCCGGAAAATTCAAAGCTGAAATCGGTCTTCTGCACGTCATTGAACCAATCATTGTACCAACTGATTTCACCTGGGAGAGTTATGATATTGCAGAATTGGAAAAAAAGTCCAGAGAATACGCTCAGGAATCCCTGAATAAAATCATCCGGGACAAAATTCCGGATAAGATAAAAGCGACACCTATCATCCGGTATGGACGGTCCTTTGAAGAAATTATCCGCTGTGTCAAAGAGGAGAAATTTGATATCATTATCATGTCAACCCACGGATTGACAGGCATTTCACATATTTTATTCGGATCAACAACAGAAAAAGTGGTTCGAAAATCACCGGTACCGGTTTTAACGGTTCGGGATCCGGAACATAAATTTGAAATGTTATAA
- a CDS encoding Glu/Leu/Phe/Val dehydrogenase translates to MSKSQNIFEMAQQQLDEACELLGFDQSTREFLRWPQKEIVITLPIRMDDGSIKVFKGYRVQYNRALGPTKGGLRWHPDETIDTVRALAAWMTWKTAVVDIPLGGGKGGITCNPQELSDTEKERLARAFIGAIAKDIGPTVDVPAPDVYTTPQIMSWMMDEYEKIKGECMPGVITGKPIDIGGSKGRASATARGGLFIAREAIKARGESLAGKTVAIQGFGNVGGWAGVLFKEAGCKIVGISDISGAYYNMKGFDTDAMFEYVGQHETLEGYTEEGMKSFDNPMDVLEMNVDILIPAALESQITAENAERIKADVIVELANGPTTPEADTILFKNKKFLVPDFLANSGGVTVSYFEQVQNAYNFYWEEAEVNERLDQKMTAAFKAVYDMYCKYDKKIDMRKAAYMVAVARVARAAKLRGWI, encoded by the coding sequence ATGTCTAAATCGCAGAACATCTTTGAGATGGCTCAGCAGCAGCTTGATGAAGCGTGTGAACTGTTGGGATTTGATCAGTCCACACGGGAGTTTTTACGGTGGCCCCAAAAAGAGATTGTGATCACGCTCCCTATCCGCATGGATGACGGAAGCATAAAAGTTTTCAAGGGTTACCGCGTTCAGTACAACCGGGCCCTGGGTCCAACAAAGGGCGGACTTCGCTGGCATCCTGACGAAACAATCGACACGGTAAGGGCTTTAGCTGCCTGGATGACGTGGAAAACAGCTGTCGTTGATATCCCTCTCGGCGGAGGCAAAGGCGGCATAACCTGCAATCCACAGGAATTGTCCGATACTGAAAAAGAACGGTTGGCCCGTGCCTTTATTGGCGCCATCGCAAAAGATATCGGTCCAACGGTGGATGTCCCTGCACCGGATGTATACACCACACCCCAGATTATGAGCTGGATGATGGATGAATACGAAAAGATCAAAGGTGAATGCATGCCGGGAGTAATCACCGGCAAACCCATTGATATCGGCGGTTCCAAAGGCCGTGCTTCTGCAACTGCCCGGGGAGGCTTGTTTATTGCCCGTGAAGCCATTAAAGCACGCGGTGAATCCCTGGCCGGAAAAACCGTTGCCATTCAGGGTTTCGGCAATGTCGGCGGCTGGGCCGGTGTCCTCTTTAAAGAAGCCGGCTGTAAAATCGTGGGTATTTCCGATATCAGCGGTGCCTATTACAATATGAAGGGATTTGATACCGATGCTATGTTTGAGTACGTCGGACAGCACGAAACACTCGAGGGTTATACGGAAGAAGGCATGAAATCTTTTGATAACCCCATGGATGTTCTGGAAATGAATGTTGATATCCTGATCCCCGCAGCCCTGGAAAGTCAGATAACAGCTGAAAATGCCGAACGCATTAAAGCCGATGTGATTGTTGAGCTGGCTAACGGGCCGACAACCCCTGAAGCCGATACCATTCTTTTCAAGAATAAAAAGTTTTTAGTCCCTGACTTTCTGGCCAATTCCGGCGGAGTGACGGTCTCCTATTTCGAACAGGTTCAAAATGCCTACAATTTCTACTGGGAAGAGGCTGAAGTCAATGAACGGCTGGATCAGAAAATGACGGCGGCGTTTAAAGCCGTTTACGACATGTATTGCAAATACGATAAAAAAATCGATATGCGCAAAGCGGCTTATATGGTTGCCGTCGCCAGGGTTGCCAGGGCGGCAAAATTGCGGGGATGGATCTGA
- a CDS encoding 4Fe-4S dicluster domain-containing protein, protein MSVSKGHVIIKTSECKGCQLCIEACPVHVLKLAEKLNHMGYKPATYTGEGCTGCGICYYTCPEPGAITVFKGWDTWPEKAVCPVCKKETKVYHAKNGKDIVLCTECLNPIS, encoded by the coding sequence ATGAGCGTATCAAAAGGCCATGTGATCATTAAAACATCAGAATGTAAGGGTTGTCAGTTATGTATAGAAGCCTGTCCGGTTCACGTGCTCAAACTGGCCGAAAAACTGAACCACATGGGATACAAACCGGCAACTTACACCGGAGAAGGGTGTACGGGATGTGGAATTTGTTATTACACCTGTCCTGAACCGGGAGCAATTACTGTCTTTAAAGGCTGGGATACCTGGCCGGAAAAAGCCGTATGTCCGGTTTGTAAAAAAGAGACAAAAGTATATCACGCAAAGAATGGAAAAGATATCGTTCTTTGTACCGAATGTTTAAATCCCATATCGTGA
- a CDS encoding PEP/pyruvate-binding domain-containing protein, whose translation MKNKTYEHLKNVFQKHPNMTEKIIQNLLIQLHNRKIVSIDKIYQHSREMAGSFPGVGEKKKYNPNAGKVHQWGKKEKEYIRKMVIKHASENFSIEEIDRIVNYVAKTEKAFALENIANLPGVSFWLLAEKVHEFCNLPEAEPIPLSMATGIRVALLKNFISDNLQFIRIARKHIRITDLDPIIKRTLGSETGTGKIGGKAAGLILAYKILTDEYSGDTDYEYFKKNVHVPESYYLRTDVFEDFLAYNGLVEYQNQKYKNIDEIQDEYPLIRELFKNADFQPAIKRQLRHLLEKIGEVPLIVRSSSLLEDNFGTSFSGKYDSIFLANQGSLDDRLSALIAAIGEVYSSGLGPDPLEYRKEHDLLDYFESVAILIQKVVGERFGDYFMPLWAGVAFGRNEYRWTKQLKYEDGLVRLVFGMGTRAVDRVSDYPRMIGLTKPLLRPEATPREIKFYSQKKVDVIDLKSNTFVTMTLDEILDKIKTPELSKIISTFKDNHITDPIGNISYQEDGQPVITFNNLLKNKKFPKLISRILKKLEKAYNCPVDLEFAYANKKFYLLQCRPLAHRLEEKKIQLPDNVPEKKIFFRTERDVPCGVLKNIEYIIYCDPLDYNKIPDNDKTLLARVISKINRLLEEKRFILLGPGRWGSSNIKLGIPARYSDINKTKMIFEIARESGGYTPEVSYGTHFFQDLVEANIFYMPLYPDLSSTYFNPDVFKTCDNILGKLAPAYERFKHVLKVYQIPRCFPAQYFHIYMDRDNQKSLGFISPEDHS comes from the coding sequence GTGAAAAATAAAACCTATGAACATCTGAAAAACGTCTTTCAAAAACACCCCAATATGACGGAAAAAATCATCCAGAACCTCCTGATTCAGCTTCACAACCGTAAAATTGTTTCCATCGATAAAATATATCAGCACAGCCGTGAAATGGCGGGCTCCTTTCCCGGTGTCGGTGAAAAGAAAAAGTATAATCCCAATGCAGGCAAAGTACACCAGTGGGGAAAAAAGGAAAAAGAATACATCCGGAAAATGGTCATCAAACATGCTTCAGAGAATTTTTCTATCGAAGAAATTGACCGGATTGTGAATTACGTGGCAAAGACGGAAAAAGCCTTTGCCCTGGAAAATATCGCCAACCTTCCGGGAGTCTCGTTCTGGCTTCTAGCGGAAAAGGTCCACGAATTCTGCAATCTCCCGGAGGCAGAGCCCATTCCTCTGTCCATGGCAACGGGTATTCGTGTGGCCTTGCTGAAAAATTTTATCAGTGACAATCTGCAGTTTATTCGTATTGCCCGCAAACATATCCGGATTACAGACCTTGATCCCATCATCAAACGAACCCTGGGGTCGGAAACGGGGACAGGAAAAATCGGTGGTAAAGCGGCCGGACTCATTCTTGCTTATAAAATCCTGACAGATGAATATTCCGGAGATACGGATTATGAGTATTTTAAGAAAAATGTTCATGTCCCCGAATCCTATTACCTGCGAACCGATGTTTTTGAAGATTTTCTGGCATATAACGGATTGGTGGAATATCAAAACCAGAAATACAAGAACATTGATGAAATCCAAGATGAATATCCCCTTATCCGTGAACTTTTTAAAAATGCTGATTTTCAACCTGCCATTAAACGGCAGTTAAGGCATCTGCTGGAAAAAATCGGAGAAGTCCCCCTTATTGTCCGGAGCAGTTCCCTGCTGGAAGATAACTTCGGAACCTCTTTTTCGGGGAAATACGACAGCATTTTTCTGGCCAATCAGGGATCTTTGGATGATCGGCTTTCAGCTTTAATCGCAGCTATTGGAGAAGTGTACAGTTCAGGACTCGGACCAGATCCGCTGGAATACCGGAAAGAACACGACCTGCTGGATTATTTTGAGAGTGTCGCCATCCTGATTCAAAAGGTAGTGGGTGAGCGGTTTGGAGATTATTTCATGCCTCTCTGGGCCGGAGTCGCTTTTGGGCGGAATGAATACCGGTGGACCAAACAGCTTAAATATGAAGACGGTTTAGTCCGCCTTGTTTTCGGCATGGGCACCCGGGCGGTGGACCGTGTGAGTGATTATCCCCGAATGATCGGACTCACAAAACCACTGCTCAGACCTGAAGCCACACCCCGGGAAATCAAATTTTACTCTCAGAAAAAAGTGGATGTGATTGACCTGAAATCCAATACCTTTGTTACAATGACCCTGGATGAAATCCTGGATAAAATCAAAACTCCCGAACTTTCAAAAATTATCAGCACTTTCAAAGACAATCATATAACGGATCCCATCGGAAACATTTCATATCAGGAAGATGGCCAACCGGTGATCACTTTCAACAATCTGCTGAAAAACAAGAAATTTCCCAAACTCATCAGCCGTATACTGAAAAAACTTGAAAAAGCCTACAACTGCCCCGTAGATCTGGAATTTGCTTACGCAAACAAAAAATTCTACCTTCTTCAGTGCCGTCCTCTGGCTCACAGGCTGGAGGAAAAGAAGATTCAATTACCGGACAATGTACCCGAAAAAAAGATTTTCTTTCGGACTGAACGGGATGTGCCATGCGGTGTATTGAAAAACATTGAATATATCATCTATTGTGATCCCCTGGATTATAATAAAATCCCGGATAATGACAAGACACTCCTGGCACGGGTCATCAGCAAAATAAACCGGCTTCTGGAAGAAAAACGTTTCATCCTTCTGGGCCCCGGACGATGGGGAAGCAGTAATATCAAACTGGGAATCCCGGCACGGTACTCGGATATCAATAAAACCAAAATGATTTTTGAAATTGCCCGGGAATCCGGCGGTTACACACCGGAAGTCTCCTACGGAACCCACTTTTTTCAGGATCTGGTTGAAGCAAATATTTTTTATATGCCCTTGTATCCCGATTTAAGCAGCACCTATTTTAATCCCGACGTTTTCAAAACCTGTGACAACATACTGGGAAAGTTGGCGCCGGCCTATGAACGGTTTAAACACGTACTAAAAGTCTATCAAATCCCCCGATGTTTTCCGGCACAATACTTTCATATCTATATGGACCGGGATAATCAAAAATCTCTGGGATTCATTTCCCCTGAAGATCATTCCTGA
- a CDS encoding 2-oxoacid:acceptor oxidoreductase family protein has translation MTTQHNKVLQKPETFYDTFARKGGSELKSTHYCPGCGHGILHKLIAEAVSDFGIQDKTVVVSPVGCSVFAYYYFDTGNIQSAHGRAPAVGTGYKRANPDSILISYQGDGDLAAIGANEIIQAANRGEAMTVFFINNAIYGMTGGQMAPTTLIGQKTTTTPYGRNSNSEGFPLRMSEIIATLEAPVYVERCMLTDARNIAKTRKAVRKALKAQIDHKGFSFVEVLSGCPTGWKMTPQEAKNWIDSVLSKYFVPGVFKDVIEEREPIIIKQENPSPKDYHKLMDISHFSEKEDAVPTPEKTNFHEELKIAGFGGQGVLSLGYVIANVAMGHQYEVSWLPSYGPEMRGGTANCSVKISDKRIGAPLVANPTTLIAMNKPSLDKFENDVVSGGTIIYDSGLIDTPPSRDDVTVIGLPATEIADKLGSTKAANMIVLGIYANLKKKILSDNYICWALPLILKNKAFHDVNQKAFKTGFEYPEKHA, from the coding sequence ATGACAACTCAACACAATAAAGTTCTGCAGAAACCCGAGACCTTTTACGACACCTTTGCCCGAAAAGGGGGTTCGGAATTAAAATCAACCCACTATTGTCCGGGCTGTGGTCATGGAATTCTCCATAAACTTATTGCCGAAGCTGTTTCCGATTTCGGTATCCAGGATAAAACAGTGGTTGTAAGTCCTGTAGGATGTTCTGTTTTTGCATATTACTATTTTGATACAGGTAACATTCAGAGTGCCCATGGCCGGGCGCCGGCGGTCGGGACAGGTTACAAGCGGGCAAACCCGGATTCCATTCTTATTTCGTATCAGGGAGATGGTGATCTGGCGGCCATCGGTGCCAATGAAATCATCCAGGCGGCAAACCGGGGTGAAGCCATGACCGTCTTTTTCATCAACAATGCGATTTATGGAATGACCGGGGGGCAGATGGCGCCGACTACATTGATTGGACAGAAAACAACAACCACCCCTTATGGCAGAAACAGTAACAGTGAAGGATTTCCTCTCCGGATGTCCGAAATCATCGCCACCCTTGAAGCACCAGTCTATGTTGAACGCTGCATGCTGACCGATGCCAGGAATATTGCCAAAACCCGGAAGGCTGTCAGAAAAGCCCTGAAAGCCCAAATCGACCATAAGGGCTTTTCTTTTGTGGAAGTCCTGTCAGGATGTCCCACCGGATGGAAAATGACGCCCCAGGAAGCTAAAAACTGGATTGATTCAGTTTTGTCTAAATACTTCGTCCCCGGGGTTTTCAAAGATGTCATCGAAGAACGGGAACCCATCATAATCAAACAGGAGAACCCCTCTCCCAAAGATTACCACAAATTGATGGATATCAGTCATTTTTCCGAAAAGGAAGATGCTGTTCCCACACCGGAAAAAACAAATTTTCATGAGGAATTGAAAATTGCCGGATTTGGCGGTCAGGGAGTTCTGAGTTTGGGATACGTCATTGCCAACGTTGCCATGGGCCATCAATACGAAGTCAGCTGGCTCCCCAGCTACGGTCCTGAAATGCGGGGAGGAACAGCTAATTGCAGCGTAAAAATCTCCGATAAACGAATCGGAGCCCCTCTGGTTGCTAATCCAACAACTCTAATCGCCATGAATAAGCCTTCACTCGATAAATTTGAAAATGATGTAGTGAGTGGCGGGACGATTATATACGATAGTGGACTGATAGACACACCTCCCTCCCGGGATGATGTGACGGTGATCGGCTTGCCGGCGACTGAAATAGCAGATAAACTTGGAAGTACAAAAGCCGCAAATATGATAGTCCTGGGAATCTATGCAAATCTTAAAAAGAAGATCCTGAGTGATAATTATATCTGTTGGGCTCTTCCCCTGATTCTGAAAAACAAAGCATTTCATGATGTTAATCAAAAAGCGTTTAAAACAGGCTTTGAATATCCGGAAAAACATGCGTGA
- a CDS encoding acetyl-CoA hydrolase/transferase family protein, which yields MTWKTRYKAKITTAEDAVKVVKSGDTVYVHSNCAVPEHLIDALVARAPELENVTMAHILTFGKAAYTKPEMEGHFRTLSLFSGANTRQAIKEGRGDFVPIFLHEVSGLFWSGQIKVNVALIQVSPPDRHGFCSFGVSLDHTRAVTKTADIVIAQVNSRMPRVHGDNFIHIDELDFIVEADAEIHEMPKAVATEEFSKIGQYISELIDDGATMQTGIGGIPDAVLNHLHDKKNLGIHTEMFSDGVIELVEKGIINNSQKTIHRGKMTAGFVLGTRRLFDFIDDNPLVEFHVQEYINDPRVIAQNPKMVSINSAIEVDITGQICSDSIGTMNYSGIGGQVDFFRGAKMSPGGKAILALTSTAKCGEISRIVPFLKQGASVTTTRADVHYIVTEYGVAYVHGKSFRERARALINIAHPKFREKLEKAAWERNLRI from the coding sequence ATGACTTGGAAGACACGTTATAAAGCAAAAATTACAACGGCAGAAGATGCTGTAAAAGTCGTAAAATCGGGTGATACTGTTTATGTTCATTCGAACTGTGCCGTCCCGGAACATCTGATTGATGCTCTTGTGGCTCGTGCCCCTGAACTGGAAAATGTAACCATGGCCCATATATTGACCTTCGGTAAAGCCGCCTATACCAAGCCGGAAATGGAGGGGCACTTCAGAACCCTGAGTTTATTTTCCGGAGCCAACACCCGGCAGGCAATCAAGGAAGGCCGTGGTGATTTTGTCCCCATTTTTCTGCATGAAGTGTCCGGTCTGTTTTGGTCCGGACAAATAAAAGTGAATGTGGCCCTGATTCAGGTATCACCTCCGGACCGGCATGGTTTCTGCAGTTTTGGAGTGTCCCTGGATCACACCCGGGCTGTTACAAAAACAGCCGATATTGTTATAGCCCAGGTAAATTCCCGGATGCCGCGGGTTCATGGAGACAATTTTATCCATATAGATGAACTGGATTTCATTGTAGAAGCCGATGCAGAGATCCATGAGATGCCCAAGGCTGTTGCCACAGAGGAATTCTCTAAAATCGGACAGTATATTTCTGAACTCATCGATGACGGCGCCACCATGCAGACGGGTATCGGCGGAATACCCGATGCGGTTTTGAATCACCTTCATGATAAAAAGAACCTGGGTATTCACACCGAAATGTTTTCCGACGGAGTAATTGAACTGGTTGAGAAAGGTATCATCAACAACTCACAAAAAACGATTCACAGGGGGAAAATGACTGCCGGATTTGTCCTGGGTACGCGGCGTCTTTTTGATTTTATCGATGACAACCCCCTGGTTGAATTCCATGTTCAGGAATATATCAACGATCCCCGTGTTATTGCCCAAAACCCGAAAATGGTGTCTATTAATTCAGCGATTGAAGTTGATATAACGGGACAGATTTGTTCGGACAGCATCGGAACCATGAATTATAGTGGGATCGGCGGTCAGGTGGATTTTTTTCGCGGGGCAAAAATGAGTCCCGGCGGTAAAGCAATCCTTGCCCTGACATCAACAGCCAAATGTGGAGAAATCAGCCGAATTGTCCCTTTTCTGAAACAGGGGGCATCCGTCACCACAACCCGTGCTGATGTCCACTATATCGTCACGGAATACGGCGTGGCTTATGTACACGGCAAATCATTCCGGGAACGGGCAAGAGCCCTGATCAACATTGCCCATCCAAAATTCCGGGAAAAACTCGAAAAAGCCGCGTGGGAGAGGAATTTGAGGATATGA
- a CDS encoding aminotransferase class I/II-fold pyridoxal phosphate-dependent enzyme, translated as MDLKKSNRIETICVHGKGESDPSYHAVIPPLYQTTAFAFESTEEGSALFTDQKEGYFYSRMGNPTVNALCRQVARLENTEASLAFASGMAAIAAVIMALIPKKGKVLASHTLYGGTHCLFTRSLPGRDIETVIVENDDPDTYRHHLEEDEFQMIFLETPSNPTLSLVDIQAVCFIAHEKNVPVMIDNTFATPIFQRPADMGVDIVVHSATKYICGHGDVIAGIVTGKKEMIKIIRDEILCRYGPIISPFDAWLLLRGLKTLSVRMERHEKNAMKVAQFLHKHPGVKRVYYPGLPDHPGHDIARRQMSGFGGVVSFDVGDKETGIRVINRVQLFTRAVSIGECDSLIQHPASITHSGLSDRELKAAGINPGLIRLSIGLENADDLIEDLEQALKA; from the coding sequence ATGGATTTGAAAAAGAGCAATCGTATTGAGACAATATGTGTCCATGGTAAGGGTGAATCGGATCCGTCTTACCATGCAGTCATTCCCCCTTTGTATCAGACAACAGCTTTTGCCTTTGAATCGACAGAAGAGGGTTCAGCCCTTTTTACTGATCAGAAAGAGGGATATTTCTATTCCCGTATGGGGAATCCCACGGTGAATGCATTATGCCGGCAGGTAGCCCGGTTGGAAAACACGGAGGCATCTCTGGCCTTTGCATCGGGGATGGCCGCCATCGCAGCCGTCATCATGGCCTTGATTCCTAAAAAAGGGAAAGTTCTGGCCAGTCACACACTATACGGCGGAACTCATTGTCTGTTCACCCGTTCACTTCCCGGCCGGGATATTGAAACTGTTATCGTGGAAAATGATGATCCGGATACATACAGACATCATCTGGAAGAAGATGAATTTCAGATGATTTTCCTGGAAACACCCTCCAACCCAACTCTGAGTCTGGTGGATATTCAGGCTGTTTGTTTTATTGCCCATGAGAAAAATGTACCGGTTATGATTGACAATACTTTTGCCACGCCAATTTTCCAGCGGCCGGCAGATATGGGTGTGGATATTGTAGTACACAGTGCCACAAAATACATTTGCGGACATGGAGATGTCATTGCCGGAATCGTCACCGGAAAAAAAGAAATGATAAAGATCATCCGTGATGAGATTTTATGCCGTTACGGTCCCATTATCAGTCCCTTTGACGCCTGGCTTTTACTGCGTGGACTCAAAACCTTATCGGTCCGGATGGAGCGGCATGAGAAAAACGCCATGAAAGTGGCCCAATTCCTCCATAAGCATCCCGGGGTTAAAAGAGTATACTATCCCGGTCTGCCTGATCATCCCGGACATGACATCGCCCGGCGACAGATGTCCGGTTTCGGCGGGGTGGTTTCCTTTGATGTGGGAGATAAAGAGACTGGTATCCGGGTTATCAACCGGGTTCAATTGTTTACCCGGGCTGTTTCCATTGGCGAATGTGATTCACTGATTCAGCATCCCGCTTCCATCACCCATTCCGGCCTGAGTGATCGCGAGTTGAAAGCTGCCGGCATCAATCCCGGGCTGATACGCCTGTCCATTGGACTTGAAAACGCCGATGATTTAATTGAAGACCTTGAACAGGCTTTAAAAGCATAA
- a CDS encoding 3-methyl-2-oxobutanoate dehydrogenase subunit VorB: MKKVLIKGNDAVVRGALLAGCRNYFGYPITPASEIAEGSALLFPKVGGTFLQAESEIGAVNMVYGAASSGIRCMTASSSPGISLKMEGISYLAGSELPCVIVDITRGGPGLGNIAPEQGDYNQIVKGGGHGNYKLIVLAPNSAQEMCDLTMLAFELADKYRNPTVVMADGTIGQMMEPVEFPQPVTSFPKKDWAVKATAETRENLISSIELDPDRLELHNQKLQKKYAIIEEKEVRCEEYRSDDAEILLLGFGIVSRLLQSVVDELRAEGIPVGLIRPITLFPFPKKIIAAYASKKNVRFFNVFELNNGQMVDDVKLAVNGRKPVLFYGRMGGNLPTIKEISAEIMKNMRQL, translated from the coding sequence ATGAAAAAAGTACTCATAAAAGGAAACGATGCCGTTGTAAGAGGAGCATTGCTTGCAGGATGCCGGAATTATTTCGGATATCCCATTACACCTGCCAGTGAAATTGCCGAAGGATCGGCTCTGTTGTTCCCGAAGGTCGGGGGCACCTTCCTTCAGGCTGAGAGTGAAATCGGAGCTGTCAATATGGTTTACGGAGCCGCTTCCAGCGGAATCCGGTGTATGACCGCCAGTTCCAGTCCGGGCATCAGCCTGAAGATGGAAGGCATCTCATATCTGGCCGGTTCTGAATTGCCCTGTGTTATTGTAGATATCACCCGGGGTGGACCAGGACTCGGAAATATTGCACCGGAACAGGGGGATTACAATCAGATTGTCAAAGGGGGCGGTCACGGGAATTACAAATTGATCGTTCTGGCTCCCAACAGTGCTCAGGAAATGTGCGATCTTACCATGCTGGCATTTGAACTGGCCGATAAATACCGGAATCCCACCGTGGTCATGGCAGACGGGACTATCGGTCAAATGATGGAACCTGTTGAATTTCCCCAGCCGGTGACCTCATTCCCCAAAAAAGACTGGGCTGTAAAAGCCACGGCAGAAACCCGTGAAAACCTGATCTCTTCCATTGAACTCGATCCGGACCGGCTGGAACTTCATAATCAGAAGCTTCAGAAAAAATATGCCATCATCGAGGAAAAAGAGGTTCGGTGTGAAGAGTACCGGAGTGATGATGCGGAAATACTTCTTTTGGGGTTTGGGATTGTAAGCCGCCTGCTTCAATCTGTAGTGGACGAATTGAGGGCGGAAGGTATTCCTGTGGGATTGATCCGACCCATCACCCTCTTCCCCTTTCCCAAAAAAATCATAGCTGCTTATGCATCAAAAAAGAACGTACGCTTCTTTAACGTCTTCGAACTGAATAACGGACAGATGGTGGATGATGTGAAGTTAGCCGTTAACGGACGGAAACCTGTCCTCTTTTATGGAAGGATGGGTGGAAATCTTCCCACAATAAAAGAGATCAGTGCGGAAATTATGAAAAATATGAGGCAATTATGA
- a CDS encoding MFS transporter, which translates to MNNKLSRYLFSFDRRLWILMLGWFISSLGFGAVVPFVSIYFHTELGVPMSLIGSFFLIAAVLRSSSQIIGGELSDRIGRRRLLIISQVNRAAVFIATGVAIALQAGFWVIAGILMMNYLLSSYFQPVASAMIVDLVPKEKRVEGYSVLRTAGNAGWGTGPAIGGFLAYYGYEYLFYFCGISALISGILIWTFVGETFRKSETSSTESFMASFSVLKNNPTFNIFMISILLLFLTMGQLVSTLSVYMSKILEFSSRNIGWVYTYNALLVILFQIPVSRMIRKINMFKLMIVASFLYFIAYALMGWVHTYSMILLMITIITTGEIIGVPTGNTIVSYMSPEGKHGRYQGIYSLATTLGWSVGPFIGGVSMDLLRDSRVLWFVLSLFSFMAIWGFLWLKRHEKACCGSAEPL; encoded by the coding sequence ATGAATAATAAGCTGTCCAGATATCTATTTTCATTCGATCGCCGTTTATGGATTCTCATGCTTGGCTGGTTTATCAGTTCTTTGGGATTTGGTGCGGTTGTCCCCTTTGTAAGTATCTACTTTCACACTGAACTGGGTGTCCCCATGAGTCTCATCGGCTCTTTTTTTCTGATTGCGGCGGTTTTACGGAGCAGTTCTCAAATTATAGGTGGTGAGTTATCGGACCGGATCGGAAGGCGTCGTTTGTTGATTATATCCCAGGTAAATCGGGCGGCGGTTTTTATTGCTACAGGTGTGGCCATCGCTCTCCAGGCAGGATTCTGGGTGATTGCCGGAATATTAATGATGAATTACTTGCTCTCATCCTATTTTCAGCCTGTAGCAAGTGCCATGATTGTGGACCTGGTTCCAAAAGAAAAAAGGGTGGAAGGGTACTCCGTGCTCAGGACAGCAGGCAATGCCGGCTGGGGAACAGGCCCTGCCATTGGTGGATTTTTGGCTTATTACGGTTATGAGTACCTTTTTTATTTTTGCGGTATCAGTGCGCTGATCTCAGGTATCCTTATCTGGACTTTTGTCGGTGAAACTTTTCGGAAATCCGAAACTTCATCTACAGAATCTTTCATGGCCTCTTTCAGCGTCCTGAAGAATAATCCGACATTCAACATTTTTATGATATCCATACTACTCCTTTTCCTCACAATGGGACAGCTGGTTTCGACACTTTCGGTCTATATGAGCAAGATTCTGGAATTTTCTTCCCGGAATATCGGCTGGGTTTATACCTATAATGCTCTGCTTGTCATTCTTTTCCAGATTCCTGTCAGCCGAATGATCCGGAAAATCAATATGTTCAAACTCATGATCGTCGCTTCGTTTCTTTATTTTATAGCTTATGCCCTGATGGGCTGGGTCCACACCTATTCGATGATCCTGCTGATGATTACAATTATTACAACCGGTGAAATTATTGGTGTCCCTACGGGAAACACAATTGTCAGTTATATGTCTCCCGAAGGAAAACACGGCCGATATCAGGGCATATACAGTCTGGCGACAACGCTGGGCTGGTCTGTAGGCCCCTTTATCGGCGGTGTTAGCATGGATTTACTCCGGGATTCCAGAGTTTTGTGGTTTGTTCTATCCCTTTTCAGTTTTATGGCTATCTGGGGATTCTTATGGCTAAAAAGACATGAAAAAGCCTGCTGCGGGTCTGCTGAACCGTTATAA